One Polyangiaceae bacterium DNA segment encodes these proteins:
- a CDS encoding DnaJ domain-containing protein, with protein sequence MKALPIGPEEAFVLSRVDGRTSEQEIAAVTGLAATRVSQVLARLAELGAVNFDVPLPPPERPARPEPGLSSGRRMRPAVEASEFAGPTSLHPAAALYDPAELDEAVDLELQRKRQILDHFYRLESVTHYELLGVDAHAEKKAIKDAYFKLVGSFHPDRYFGKKLGSFKPKLERVFQRLTEAHDTLTRAKSRAEYDAYLATQSKTATMERALGDERSRAAQVEHARRVIEEEARVAERAQHTPGRPVRRLSEEERRRALARKLGAATMPPRTAAAPPPSARSPQVQEMVADELKRRYEDRLERAREGQIRKYREAADEAIANKDILSAANALRIAASLNPDDKGLADEVAEVQERANQELSETYLDQARYEERSGRFREAAQSYERAARGKPSAALFERAAHCLLEAEGDMRRAGDLAKKAVNLAPKSPEPRVTLARVYVRAGMKESALLEFERAAQLSPTDDTIKDWIKRLKRGEV encoded by the coding sequence ATGAAAGCCCTCCCCATCGGGCCAGAGGAGGCTTTCGTCCTGTCGCGCGTGGACGGTCGCACTTCGGAACAGGAAATCGCGGCGGTTACTGGTCTGGCTGCAACGCGGGTGAGTCAGGTGTTGGCCCGCCTCGCGGAGCTCGGTGCTGTGAACTTCGACGTGCCGCTGCCGCCACCCGAGCGGCCCGCGCGCCCCGAGCCCGGCCTCTCCAGCGGGCGGCGTATGCGCCCGGCCGTGGAAGCGAGCGAATTCGCCGGCCCGACCTCCCTGCACCCCGCTGCAGCGCTCTACGATCCTGCCGAGCTGGACGAAGCGGTCGACCTGGAGCTGCAGCGCAAGCGCCAGATCTTGGATCACTTCTATCGGTTGGAGTCCGTCACCCACTACGAACTCCTTGGGGTCGATGCGCACGCCGAAAAAAAAGCGATCAAAGACGCCTACTTCAAACTGGTCGGTTCATTCCATCCTGATCGCTACTTCGGCAAGAAACTCGGCAGCTTCAAGCCCAAGCTGGAGCGCGTGTTTCAACGGCTGACCGAGGCGCACGACACGCTCACGCGCGCGAAGTCCCGCGCCGAGTACGATGCATACCTCGCCACCCAGTCCAAGACCGCGACCATGGAGCGGGCGCTGGGAGACGAGCGTTCGCGCGCCGCGCAGGTGGAGCACGCCCGCCGGGTGATCGAGGAGGAAGCGCGCGTTGCGGAACGAGCGCAGCACACCCCTGGTCGCCCCGTTCGCCGACTGAGCGAAGAAGAACGTCGCCGCGCCCTCGCGCGCAAGCTCGGGGCCGCGACCATGCCGCCGCGCACCGCCGCCGCCCCGCCCCCATCGGCGCGAAGTCCCCAAGTCCAAGAGATGGTCGCCGACGAACTCAAGCGTCGCTATGAAGACCGCCTGGAGCGGGCTCGGGAGGGGCAGATCCGCAAGTACCGCGAAGCTGCGGACGAAGCGATCGCGAACAAGGACATCCTGTCCGCAGCCAATGCGCTACGCATCGCCGCCTCCCTGAACCCTGACGACAAGGGTCTGGCAGACGAAGTCGCCGAGGTGCAGGAGCGCGCCAATCAAGAACTCTCGGAAACCTATCTGGACCAGGCGCGCTACGAAGAGCGCAGCGGACGCTTCCGCGAAGCCGCGCAGTCCTACGAGCGCGCCGCCCGCGGCAAGCCCAGCGCCGCCCTGTTCGAGCGTGCCGCCCATTGCCTGCTCGAGGCCGAGGGTGACATGCGCCGCGCCGGTGACCTGGCGAAGAAGGCGGTCAACCTCGCCCCAAAGTCTCCCGAACCGCGGGTGACCTTGGCCCGAGTCTACGTGCGCGCAGGAATGAAAGAGAGTGCGCTCCTCGAATTCGAACGAGCGGCGCAGCTATCGCCCACAGATGATACCATCAAGGACTGGATCAAACGCCTGAAGCGTGGCGAAGTGTAG
- a CDS encoding lysophospholipid acyltransferase family protein: protein MHLHGNTVIASPRSVAKRGAPWTRAQALKNACLRGILRGACAVADRLPAPLLVAAGRILGRIAMLLPRLRHTAMQNVESVFGRVGAEEVVHRCFINAGETLARTLLLRRASARASSWVELDGENLQRLVTALTSGHGALVLSAHYGPFEHIAAVVAEHGIEPSVLVRESYDPGLDALVDRHRLARGVAVVHRGRRPTGVLGALRRGHPVGLLVDLAGRVETAPVRFLGDGPTGFPTGPERLRARLGVPVLTALLEPKPTGGFRLVFRREDGPAEGLTQRVADELARHIRAFPEHWLWMARPLAATGALR from the coding sequence GTGCACCTGCACGGAAACACCGTGATTGCGTCGCCCCGCTCCGTTGCCAAACGCGGTGCGCCCTGGACCCGCGCCCAGGCGCTGAAGAACGCATGTTTGCGGGGGATCTTACGCGGTGCCTGCGCGGTCGCCGACAGGCTCCCTGCACCACTGCTCGTCGCCGCGGGCCGCATCCTGGGTCGCATTGCCATGTTGTTGCCGCGCCTGCGCCACACCGCGATGCAGAACGTAGAGTCTGTTTTCGGCAGGGTCGGGGCCGAGGAGGTCGTGCATCGTTGCTTCATCAACGCCGGCGAGACCCTCGCGCGCACGCTGCTGCTGCGCCGTGCGAGTGCACGCGCGTCGTCTTGGGTGGAGCTCGACGGCGAGAACCTTCAGCGCTTGGTGACCGCGCTCACGTCCGGCCATGGCGCGTTGGTACTCTCGGCGCACTACGGGCCCTTCGAGCACATCGCGGCCGTGGTGGCCGAGCACGGCATCGAGCCGAGCGTTCTGGTGCGCGAAAGCTACGACCCGGGACTCGACGCCCTAGTCGACCGTCATCGCCTCGCACGCGGAGTCGCGGTCGTCCATCGAGGGCGACGTCCCACCGGCGTGCTCGGCGCGCTTCGCCGCGGTCACCCGGTGGGGCTGCTCGTGGATCTCGCGGGGCGGGTGGAGACCGCGCCTGTCCGCTTTCTTGGGGACGGGCCGACCGGCTTTCCAACGGGCCCCGAGCGCCTCCGAGCGCGGCTGGGCGTGCCCGTGCTGACCGCCTTGCTCGAGCCCAAACCGACCGGGGGCTTTCGCCTTGTTTTTCGCCGGGAAGACGGACCGGCGGAGGGACTGACGCAGCGCGTCGCAGACGAGCTCGCGCGCCACATCCGCGCTTTTCCCGAGCACTGGCTATGGATGGCTCGCCCCCTGGCCGCCACCGGCGCCCTCCGTTGA